A part of Desulfurococcaceae archaeon genomic DNA contains:
- the rgy gene encoding reverse gyrase, whose protein sequence is MGVEAIFRGMCPNCRGDITSTRLVAGEPCDECTSKMGTRLRGYSYGIKRIERRVEEVDKVFTAVVNSRMWGLQRLWARRFFNNESFAMVAPTGSGKTTMQIILALYAAREGKKSLILVPTSLLASQVHEKMLVAREKLGLTNVEIVAYHSLMVDKAKKETLIKAPTASIIVTTPLSLMKRPELQQPVDVAFVDDVDSFLRRSKCVDIVLRMLGVPEEAVKIVEEAENLEKEARKVAVEDPDKSRQLLAEAGKLRTLLREGVKGMIVVSGATQTARRTKRVRLLNALYGFTVGGKAEFGRNIVDIYLKPAGEQLEEVIAKIVAKLGTGGLIYVPMDRGVEYAEKLAGYLKERGLRVEAYMKSKKKLFRMFVNGELDALIGIASYRGPLVRGIDLPERVRYAVFAGVPKFKLKISIEDFQPSRWLMLLNEIKDIVYEKYQEEFNRVLGGLIKIRTAGREALEAVREALKAGKELEGYQEFARKVAGEALKFMNKVLKDPEVVEKLKRSETIVLGGREGEYFFIIPDVVAYVQGSGRTSRLYVGGLTKGLSVLVVDEEKAFKALLRDLKYLLEEVEFREYNEQLVNEVLEKVDEDRAKVRLVLEGKLKMKEKELMKTTLFVVESPNKAKTIAKMFGKPTRRVVNGVQTYEVLAENRLMVIVATGGHILDLTTDNIGVFGVVVDNSSFKPVYEPIRKCAKCGRNVPRDEEECPYCGGRVLVDALPVIEVLRKIASQVDEVLVGTDPDAEGEKIGWDVTLLLKPFNKNIYRVRFHEVTKRGITEALKSPGELDENMVNAQIVRRIEDRWIGFTLSPMLWKAFNLNFLSAGRVQTPVLGWVVERTEKHKVKAELVMLKLDGLAIQLVFKAPKGFADSVKSSGKVTIAGVKREEIEVNPPPPYTTDTMLAEASRVLKASAVKIMESAQRLFEAGLITYHRTDSTTVSSLGIGIAKDYVEKVFGLEFFHGRRWEKEGAHECIRPTRPLDSGQIKALKAAGLIAIAVPLRPEDYRLYDLIFKRFIASQMKAARVERTSFKLVLGDFVREFSFITNIIEEGFIRLTKRFNPVDLGTLKDGEYAVLDVSFITIPEYPLYTYSELVRLMRDRGIGRPSTYAKILDVLRRRGYILEVSKNKLVATPRGKKVFKFLSENFGKLIGEERTRILQEKMDLVEAGKEKSENILKEFYEEIQMVSRNPHS, encoded by the coding sequence GTGGGTGTAGAAGCGATTTTTCGAGGAATGTGCCCTAATTGTAGAGGAGATATAACCTCTACTAGGCTCGTTGCCGGAGAGCCCTGCGACGAGTGTACCAGTAAAATGGGCACTAGGTTGAGGGGGTATTCTTACGGCATTAAAAGAATCGAAAGGAGAGTTGAAGAAGTAGATAAAGTGTTTACTGCAGTCGTCAATTCCAGGATGTGGGGACTCCAGAGGCTCTGGGCGCGCAGGTTCTTCAATAACGAGAGCTTCGCCATGGTTGCGCCGACAGGGAGCGGTAAAACTACAATGCAGATAATACTAGCCCTCTATGCCGCCCGCGAGGGCAAGAAATCCTTGATCCTGGTCCCCACGAGCCTCCTCGCTAGCCAGGTTCATGAGAAGATGCTAGTCGCGAGGGAAAAACTAGGGCTCACCAACGTGGAGATCGTTGCTTACCATAGCTTAATGGTCGATAAAGCTAAAAAAGAGACGCTCATCAAAGCGCCTACAGCATCAATAATAGTTACAACCCCCCTTTCCCTAATGAAGAGGCCGGAACTCCAGCAACCGGTAGATGTGGCATTCGTGGATGATGTAGATAGCTTCTTGAGGAGGAGCAAATGCGTAGACATAGTACTAAGAATGCTCGGTGTACCGGAAGAAGCAGTGAAAATAGTCGAAGAGGCTGAGAACCTGGAAAAGGAGGCTAGAAAGGTAGCCGTTGAAGACCCGGATAAGTCCAGGCAACTACTGGCAGAGGCGGGTAAGCTCAGGACACTACTTCGAGAGGGGGTTAAGGGCATGATCGTGGTTAGCGGCGCTACGCAAACCGCTAGGAGAACAAAGAGAGTAAGGTTGCTAAATGCGCTTTACGGCTTCACGGTTGGGGGTAAGGCTGAGTTTGGCAGAAACATCGTAGACATCTACTTAAAGCCGGCTGGTGAGCAGCTCGAAGAGGTGATCGCAAAAATCGTGGCGAAGCTTGGTACCGGCGGGCTAATATACGTACCAATGGATAGGGGGGTTGAGTACGCCGAAAAGCTAGCAGGATATCTAAAGGAGAGAGGCTTGAGGGTAGAAGCCTACATGAAGTCCAAGAAGAAGCTGTTCAGGATGTTCGTGAACGGGGAACTGGACGCGCTAATAGGTATAGCATCGTACCGAGGCCCACTCGTCAGGGGCATAGACCTCCCGGAGAGAGTCAGGTACGCGGTCTTCGCTGGTGTTCCAAAATTCAAGCTGAAAATCAGCATCGAGGATTTCCAGCCTAGTAGATGGCTCATGCTCCTGAATGAAATAAAGGACATCGTCTACGAGAAGTACCAGGAAGAATTTAACCGGGTGCTCGGAGGCTTAATCAAGATCCGAACGGCAGGTAGAGAGGCCCTCGAAGCCGTGAGAGAGGCCTTGAAAGCAGGCAAAGAGCTGGAAGGCTACCAAGAATTTGCGAGAAAGGTCGCGGGAGAGGCCCTTAAGTTCATGAATAAAGTGCTAAAAGACCCCGAAGTAGTCGAGAAGCTGAAAAGGAGTGAAACGATAGTCCTCGGTGGTAGGGAAGGAGAGTACTTCTTCATAATACCGGATGTAGTGGCTTACGTGCAGGGTAGTGGCAGAACATCTAGGCTCTACGTGGGAGGCTTAACAAAAGGGCTTAGCGTGCTAGTAGTAGACGAGGAGAAGGCATTCAAAGCCCTCCTTCGAGATTTGAAGTACTTGCTCGAAGAAGTGGAGTTTAGAGAGTACAATGAGCAGCTGGTTAACGAGGTACTAGAAAAGGTAGATGAGGACAGGGCGAAAGTTAGACTAGTGCTGGAAGGCAAGTTGAAAATGAAGGAAAAGGAGCTCATGAAGACGACGCTATTCGTCGTTGAATCACCTAACAAAGCTAAAACCATAGCCAAGATGTTCGGTAAACCTACTAGAAGGGTCGTAAATGGAGTTCAAACCTACGAGGTCTTAGCCGAGAACAGGTTAATGGTGATCGTCGCGACGGGGGGGCACATTCTAGACCTCACCACGGACAATATTGGAGTATTCGGAGTGGTAGTTGACAATAGCTCTTTCAAGCCCGTGTACGAGCCTATACGAAAGTGTGCTAAATGCGGTAGGAATGTCCCAAGAGACGAGGAGGAATGCCCCTACTGCGGTGGTAGGGTTTTAGTGGATGCATTACCCGTTATAGAGGTTCTCAGGAAAATAGCTTCGCAAGTCGACGAAGTGCTGGTGGGAACAGACCCCGACGCGGAGGGGGAGAAAATAGGATGGGACGTGACTCTACTGTTAAAGCCTTTCAACAAGAACATATACAGGGTTAGATTTCACGAAGTAACCAAGAGGGGTATTACAGAGGCGCTGAAAAGCCCCGGCGAATTGGACGAGAACATGGTTAATGCGCAGATAGTTAGAAGAATCGAGGATAGGTGGATCGGTTTTACGCTGAGCCCAATGCTGTGGAAGGCGTTTAATCTCAACTTCCTTTCGGCTGGTAGAGTTCAGACGCCGGTTCTCGGCTGGGTGGTCGAAAGAACAGAAAAGCACAAGGTTAAGGCGGAGCTCGTAATGCTGAAACTGGATGGACTAGCAATCCAGCTAGTATTCAAAGCACCAAAGGGGTTCGCGGACTCCGTAAAAAGCAGCGGAAAGGTAACAATAGCTGGCGTTAAGAGGGAAGAGATCGAGGTTAATCCGCCACCACCTTACACCACTGATACGATGCTTGCCGAGGCTTCTAGGGTGTTGAAGGCGTCGGCTGTAAAAATCATGGAGTCAGCTCAGAGGCTGTTCGAAGCTGGTTTAATAACGTACCACAGAACGGATAGTACAACCGTGAGCTCCCTAGGTATTGGCATAGCGAAGGACTACGTTGAGAAAGTGTTTGGCTTGGAGTTCTTCCACGGCAGGAGGTGGGAGAAGGAAGGAGCGCACGAGTGCATCAGGCCTACGAGGCCGCTGGATTCTGGGCAGATCAAGGCCTTAAAGGCCGCTGGGTTAATAGCTATAGCCGTGCCCCTTAGGCCGGAGGACTACAGACTATACGACTTAATATTCAAGAGGTTTATAGCCAGCCAAATGAAGGCTGCAAGAGTGGAGAGAACGTCGTTTAAGCTAGTTCTCGGAGACTTCGTCAGGGAGTTCTCGTTTATAACGAATATTATTGAAGAGGGCTTTATCAGGTTAACTAAGCGCTTTAACCCCGTGGACCTCGGCACGTTAAAGGACGGCGAATATGCTGTTCTCGACGTATCGTTCATAACCATACCCGAGTACCCGCTTTACACTTATAGTGAGCTGGTGAGATTGATGAGGGATAGGGGCATAGGAAGGCCGTCAACATATGCCAAGATACTTGACGTGCTCAGAAGAAGGGGTTACATCTTGGAAGTTAGCAAAAACAAGCTAGTTGCAACTCCTAGAGGCAAGAAGGTCTTTAAATTCCTTAGTGAAAACTTCGGTAAACTCATAGGCGAAGAGAGAACTAGAATTCTTCAGGAAAAAATGGACCTCGTAGAAGCCGGTAAAGAGAAGAGCGAAAACATCCTAAAAGAATTCTACGAGGAGATACAAATGGTTTCTAGAAATCCCCATAGCTAA
- a CDS encoding inorganic phosphate transporter has translation MNALLLTGLALAALYAIAIGANDMANIIGVLVGGKVTSYKIAVAVFTSSVIAGALLQGHMVIKTLGRGIVKTLDIHGAVAASLAAILWIIIASRLGLPVSTSQSAVSSVIGVGLAYILKKWEWSLVDFSVINKILISWLASPALAMLLAAIIYTSLNRLLEKKAPKEGLIKALAVTLAGWDGYSFGANDVANATGVYLAVMEVAGYSRGIGASVLLALLGAVFIALGGVIMGRRVAETVGFKITRLDPVGSISSSLVSASSTWLFTTIPYMVMGYGIPVSTTYITVGTVMGIGVAKYRSIKRGLNVKLVLTILSAWVLTLPIAALLGMCFYYALVILFGGA, from the coding sequence TTGAACGCGCTTCTACTCACCGGGTTAGCGCTAGCAGCACTATACGCCATTGCGATAGGAGCCAACGACATGGCCAACATTATAGGTGTACTCGTCGGCGGTAAAGTTACAAGCTATAAAATAGCGGTCGCTGTGTTTACTAGTAGCGTCATTGCTGGCGCCCTGCTTCAGGGACACATGGTTATAAAGACTCTAGGACGCGGCATCGTGAAGACTCTTGACATCCACGGGGCTGTCGCAGCCTCCTTAGCCGCCATACTGTGGATCATTATTGCTTCGAGACTCGGATTACCAGTTTCAACATCCCAGAGTGCCGTCAGTAGCGTAATCGGCGTAGGGCTAGCATACATCCTGAAGAAGTGGGAGTGGAGCCTTGTAGATTTCAGTGTCATTAATAAGATATTAATTAGCTGGTTAGCCTCGCCAGCGCTGGCGATGCTCCTCGCCGCCATCATTTACACCAGCTTAAATAGACTACTGGAAAAGAAGGCACCGAAGGAAGGCCTCATCAAGGCGCTGGCAGTAACACTCGCGGGCTGGGATGGCTACTCGTTCGGCGCGAACGACGTTGCCAACGCTACGGGAGTATACTTAGCAGTAATGGAGGTTGCCGGGTACTCTAGGGGTATTGGTGCGTCGGTACTACTAGCTCTACTGGGTGCTGTATTCATCGCGCTGGGAGGGGTAATTATGGGAAGGCGGGTGGCAGAAACGGTGGGGTTTAAGATAACTCGGCTCGACCCCGTGGGCTCTATTTCGTCATCCCTGGTATCGGCTTCATCTACATGGCTTTTCACAACGATACCGTATATGGTTATGGGTTACGGCATACCGGTGTCAACGACATACATAACCGTTGGCACGGTAATGGGCATTGGAGTAGCTAAGTACAGGAGTATTAAGAGAGGCCTTAACGTTAAACTAGTACTAACAATACTGTCAGCCTGGGTGCTAACGCTACCCATTGCCGCACTCTTGGGAATGTGCTTTTATTACGCTTTGGTGATTCTATTTGGAGGTGCGTAA